A stretch of DNA from Synechococcus sp. MU1617:
CAAGCAGTAGATCCAGAGCCTGCATGGCTTCTTCGTAGCTCAGGCCTTCGGCATCCTTTCGCCAACCTTCGATGCGATCACGGTGCTCTTTGTTGACTTGGCGCTTGCTCATCAGGAGGTGGTGTTGGGTTCACTGCGCTGGATCTGATCGACCCGGGCCTCAAGGCTTCCGTCGCTCATTCGAATGTTGAGCTGATCACCGATCTTGACGGATTCCAGGCCTGAGATGGACTCGCCGGCTTCGTTGCTGATCAGGGCTAAGCCGCGTTTCAGCCAGCGTTCCGGTGAAAGCGCCTTGAGCAGTTGGTGCTTTTGGGCAAGCTCCTGGCGTAAGCGCCTGATCTTCTCCAGTGGAGATTGTTGCTGCAGCGCAACGGTCCGATCCTGAAGCCGCTGACGCTCGCGAAGGATCCTTCCCAGCAGTGCGTCTCTCAATCGGCTTTGCCGTTGCACAAGTGCCTGGCGTTCCGCCTCGCGGTCGGGCAGCAGTGCCACGATCGCCGCCGTTGGTGTGGCTGCGCGATGGTCTGCCACCAGGTCGGCGACGGTGAGATCGTCCTCATGGCCCAAGCCTGTTACGACAGGTATGGGGTAGTCCGCCAGGAGGCGGCAAAGGGCCTCGTTGTCGAACACTGCCAAGTCTTCTCGGCTGCCACCGCCGCGGGCGAGCACCAAAGCTTGAAGTCCCAGCTCGGTGGAGCGTTCGGCCAAGTTCTCCAGGGTGCTGATGATCGTCGGGGCCACGGACCCCTGCACAGGAATCGGCACCACGATCAGTTGGGTCAGGGGCCAGCGTTCCGCCGCGGTGCGGAGCATGTCGGCCAGGGCGGAACTAGGCACGCTGGTGAGCACTGCGATGGACGAGGGTTGGCTCGGAAGCGGCCTCTGACGGCTGGGGTCGATCACCCCTTGCTGTTCCAGCAGTTGACGCACCCGTTCAAAGTCGCGGAGCACCGTGCCGAGACTGGGGCGGATGTCCAGCGCCTGAACCGTAAGGCTGGCCCGCGCTGCCCAGAAATTGAGCTTGCCCACAACGGTGACGCCGTCCCCGTCCTTGGGCTGATAGCTCAACTGCGCCAGTTTCGAAGCCCACACCACACCGGAAATACTGGCGGATCCGTCGGTGAGCGTGAGCCACAGGTGGCCCTTCTTGAGTTGAGGGCGGGAGATTGTTGCCTCCAGCAAAAAACGCGGCGCAAAGCCGCGTTCCAGCAGGCTTCCGATGGCTGTGTTCAGCTCAGCAACGGAATAGGTCGGAAGACGATCAACGCTCAAGGCGGCTGTAGGCGTAACCCCAGTAAATGCAGATAACGGCCGAGATGCTGGTCAGCAGAACGCCCCAGTGCTGGTGGATTTGGGTGGCACCAATCGTGCAGATCACCAAGGCGCTGCTGAGCAGCCTTGATCCATCACGTCTGTTCTGAACGTATAGCGGTGCCAACGATTGCCTCGGTGGAATCCTTCCCACTGTGCTGCATCAGCGGTGGCTGGTGGAGAGACAACAAAAAACCCCCCGGCAGGCCGAGGGGTCTTGTGAATCCGCGGCGCGGAATCAGCCGAGGCCGATCTGGGACAGGATGCCCTGGCCGGTCAGGAGCTCGGTGCCGAGGCCGATCACGATGCCCAGCATGGCCAGACGACCGTTCCAGGTCTCAGCGAAGTTGACGAAGCCGAAGCGTGCGTTGTCGGACATTGGTGTGAACCAGGTGGTTTCTACAAATGTAACAAAGGTTGGAGTTTTGTTGCATGTGCTAAGGGCTACGCAATTGGCCTTCCGCACATTTTTCAAGGTCGTCCTTCGTCCGACCTGCGTTTGGTCCGGGACGTCGGCAGCGCCTCGCGGGGATCGTCGGGCCAGGGGTGCTTGGGGTAGCGTCCCCTCATCTCCCGGCGCACCTCCTGGTAGCTGCCTTGCCAGAAGCCTTTGAGGTCGCGTGTGCGTTGCAGGGGACGTCCGGCTGGTGAGAGCAGTTCCAGCGTGATGGGGATGCGGCCATTCAGCACGTGGGGGCCGTCGTCAGATCCGAACATCTCCTGCAATTTCACGGCGAGGATGACCTCATCGGCGGTGTAAAGGAGTGCCGCCTGGCGGCCGGAGGGTATCGGGATGCGGCGCGGCAGCAGACCATCCAGTTGTTGCCTGAAGCTCCAGTTCAGATCGCCCCAAAGTGCTTCTTCCAAAACTGTGACGCTGATGTCGTTCCAGCCCAGGCAGCCTTCCAGGCTGGGACCAAGCCAGGTGTCAGCCTGCTCCAGCAGTGTTGTCAGATCGCGATCAGGCCAGGGGGCGCCAACCTTTTGGTGCATCAATGCCAGCCTTTGGCGCAGCTGATGGGAGCTGTCTGTCCATGGCAGGGCATCAAGGCTGGCACTCTTCTTCAGCTGCTCAATCAGCAGGGTTCGGCAGAGCGCTGGGGCTGGCGAAGGCTGTGGCGTGCGGCGCACCACCAACGCCCCCAGTTTCAGCTGGCGTTCGGCGCGGACCCGCTGGCGGTCAGGATCCCAGCTGGCCTCGTCCTGCCAGTGGCCGTCCCGCTCAGCGATGCTCTCCAGAGTGCTCTGGCTCAGGGCTACTGCCATCTGGATCCGCGTGTCCCTGCCGCCCATGTCGACCCTGGCAACGGCCAGGGCTGGACTGCCCAGGAGCGGATCCCAGGGCAGCAGCGTGGCTCCGCGGCCCTGACGCAGCTGATAGCGACCGGTCTGGTCTGGACGCTGTTGCGCCAGCCATTCCGGAAAGGCCGCCAGGATCAGATCGCCAGCATTGACGGAAGCGTCTCGCTCCTGGTGTGAGGTGCCAAGTCGTTTCAGTTGACGTCGGAGTTGCTGGCTGAGCGTTCGCAGGGACGGATGGCGCTGGATGTTGTTGAGCCGGGCCTCGAGATCGCTGCCGATTTGGCGGCGATCGAAGGGATCCCGTTCGCTGAGGATTGCCGCCAGATCACACCCCAGCTGTGGGGCGCCCTGTTCATGGGCTTCCAGCAGCAGCATTCCGAGACGGGGGTGAACACCTAGGCCGCCGATCAACCGTCCTCGCTCGCTGATGCGGCCGTCGAGCTCCAGCAGGCCGAGTTGTTGCAGGCCGTGCTGTCCCTCCTGCATGGCTGCTGCGGGGGGAGGGTCCAACCACGGCAACTCTTCTCCTAGCCCAGCTCCCCACTGGGCCAGTTCCATCAGCACCGGCTGGGGATCTGCCAGCAGAAGTTCAGGGGGGTGAAAGGGGGGGCGTCGTTGTTGCTCTGCCGGCGACCAGAGG
This window harbors:
- the xseA gene encoding exodeoxyribonuclease VII large subunit, whose product is MSVDRLPTYSVAELNTAIGSLLERGFAPRFLLEATISRPQLKKGHLWLTLTDGSASISGVVWASKLAQLSYQPKDGDGVTVVGKLNFWAARASLTVQALDIRPSLGTVLRDFERVRQLLEQQGVIDPSRQRPLPSQPSSIAVLTSVPSSALADMLRTAAERWPLTQLIVVPIPVQGSVAPTIISTLENLAERSTELGLQALVLARGGGSREDLAVFDNEALCRLLADYPIPVVTGLGHEDDLTVADLVADHRAATPTAAIVALLPDREAERQALVQRQSRLRDALLGRILRERQRLQDRTVALQQQSPLEKIRRLRQELAQKHQLLKALSPERWLKRGLALISNEAGESISGLESVKIGDQLNIRMSDGSLEARVDQIQRSEPNTTS
- a CDS encoding chlorophyll a/b-binding protein encodes the protein MSDNARFGFVNFAETWNGRLAMLGIVIGLGTELLTGQGILSQIGLG
- the hrpB gene encoding ATP-dependent helicase HrpB, with amino-acid sequence MSQFPIDALLEQICSVVRPGQTVLLQAPPGAGKTTRVPLALIGALTEGHCILKDRQKIWMIEPRRLATKAAAARLAASLGEEIGARIGYAVRGEQKRSGRTQVEVITGGLFLRRLQSDPSLDGVGCVIFDEFHERGRDADLSLALLREARPLLNPDLAVILMSATLDLSDLRERLPKATVLESPGRCYPVETHHQPPRPDEPLPKQVLRAIEQHTLDQPQGSGVLVFLPGLAEIERCRQTLTAAPSLQNWKIQALHGQLPLQQQSSALQRCEPNQDGSIILASAIAESSLTIDGVRLVIDSGLSRQLRYDPNTRMEGLETVVSSLASAEQRRGRAGRQCPGRCIRLWSPAEQQRRPPFHPPELLLADPQPVLMELAQWGAGLGEELPWLDPPPAAAMQEGQHGLQQLGLLELDGRISERGRLIGGLGVHPRLGMLLLEAHEQGAPQLGCDLAAILSERDPFDRRQIGSDLEARLNNIQRHPSLRTLSQQLRRQLKRLGTSHQERDASVNAGDLILAAFPEWLAQQRPDQTGRYQLRQGRGATLLPWDPLLGSPALAVARVDMGGRDTRIQMAVALSQSTLESIAERDGHWQDEASWDPDRQRVRAERQLKLGALVVRRTPQPSPAPALCRTLLIEQLKKSASLDALPWTDSSHQLRQRLALMHQKVGAPWPDRDLTTLLEQADTWLGPSLEGCLGWNDISVTVLEEALWGDLNWSFRQQLDGLLPRRIPIPSGRQAALLYTADEVILAVKLQEMFGSDDGPHVLNGRIPITLELLSPAGRPLQRTRDLKGFWQGSYQEVRREMRGRYPKHPWPDDPREALPTSRTKRRSDEGRP